In a genomic window of Wyeomyia smithii strain HCP4-BCI-WySm-NY-G18 chromosome 1, ASM2978416v1, whole genome shotgun sequence:
- the LOC129723543 gene encoding myeloperoxidase yields the protein MTDERTPLTSVPAPHLLDIDNTPSYVQQIKGHETLRERQVKTFQCWICSAILGAFIIGITISISYIILQDLKSDSSNSTNVTITADFPDLLNLISFPIDDEPVPNWDAPNVTEQDATDAISEGERALGDKELLEEALTAPPVNSPTYRHQRAVGTTVAARLAAKIGYVENKATKAVARKFNVKKRHRRWSIGNGPFIKVPHQNITQKCDFNAKFRTINGTCNNKKFPFLYGVTMLPFRRQLTPDYADGVSSPRATADGRELASARQVSLQIHRPSYHSDPNFTVMLAVWGQFLDHDITSTALNQGVGGKAIECCDRSQPLHPECYPVPLGPGDPYYHEYNVTCMNFVRSIPAPTGHFGPRQQLNQATAFIDGSVVYGSDEEKTKQLRSGIDGKLRMLTTPDGRELLPVSTDVRDGCNEEQMNAAGKYCFESGDPRANENLHLTSMHLIWARHHNSLATELKKVNPEWNDERLFQEARRILAAQMQHITYNEFVPVIIGEGISEKIGLLPDRESDRDTYNSTVDPSIANVFAAAAFRFAHTLLPGLMKKTNDPTSSIGGVELHKMLFNPYSLYGRTGLDDAIGGAMSTPLGKYDQYFTTELTEHLFEKPQDLLHDRPCGLDLVSLNIQRGRDHGLPSYPHWRKHCRLPPVNTWSQLAEAVDSNSLKLMQHIYKDPENVDMYSGALSEPPIKGGIAGPLLTCLLGDQFVRLKQGDSFWYERRRGPQRFTNDQLEQIYNTRLSGIICRNSDAIGHSPVYLMRKTNIESNPVLNCAELDSFVFSVFKDRKGGSSSGRVKLATDKVGVAVFQRNMTSTVQVNDTTLGNITAIPIASTTTEVTASATTERALENRY from the exons ATGACCGACGAACGAACACCGCTAACATCGGTTCCTGCTCCGCATCTGTTGGACATCGATAATACTCCATCATACGTTCAACAAATAAAAGGACACGAGACGCTGCGGGAGCGGCAGGTGAAAACATTTCAGTGCTGGATCTGTTCCGCCATTTT GGGAGCATTTATTATTGGAATAACTATAAGCATCAGTTATATTATACTGCAGGACTTGAAATCAGACTCTTCGAACAGTACAAATGTTACTATAACAGCAGACTTCCCAGACTTGCTCAATCTCATTAGTTTTCCTATAGATG ATGAGCCGGTTCCAAATTGGGATGCCCCGAATGTTACCGAGCAGGATGCGACTGATGCGATATCCGAGGGCGAAAGAGCTCTGGGTGACAAAGAATTGCTTGAAGAGGCCTTAACGGCACCTCCAGTCAACTCGCCGACATATCGGCACCAAAGAGCCGTGGGCACGACTGTTGCTGCTCGTCTAGCGGCGAAGATTGGTTACGTCGAGAATAAAGCTACAAAAGCTGTTGCGAGAAAATTCAACGTCAAAAAACGCCACCGTCGGTGGAGTATCGGCAATGGACCGTTCATTAAAGTACCTCATCAGAATATTACACAAAAATGTGACTTTAATGCTAAATTTCGTACTATCAATGGAACTTGTAACAACAAGAAGTTTCCCTTTCTCTATGGGGTAACTATGTTACCGTTCCGCCGTCAGCTAACCCCGGATTACGCGGACGGAGTATCTAGTCCACGTGCTACTGCTGACGGCAGAGAACTTGCTAGCGCCCGGCAGGTATCATTGCAGATTCATCGACCTTCTTATCATAGCGATCCAAATTTTACTGTTATGCTTGCCGTTTGGGGCCAGTTTCTGGACCATGATATCACCTCAACTGCACTAAATCAGGGAGTCGGCGGTAAAGCAATAGAATGCTGTGATCGAAGTCAACCACTTCATCCAGAGTGTTATCCTGTGCCGCTGGGTCCAGGTGATCCATACTATCACGAATATAATGTAACATGTATGAATTTTGTCAGATCAATCCCTGCTCCGACTGGGCACTTCGGACCGCGCCAGCAGCTTAATCAAGCAACGGCGTTCATCGATGGTTCTGTAGTATATGGTTCAGATGAAGAGAAAACCAAACAATTGCGTAGTGGAATAGATGGAAAATTACGAATGTTGACTACACCAGATGGTCGAGAACTGTTGCCAGTTTCTACAGATGTTAGAGACGGTTGCAATGAGGAACAGATGAATGCCGCTGGGAAGTATTGTTTCGAGTCAGGTGACCCACGGGCCAATGAGAATCTGCACCTAACCTCGATGCATCTAATCTGGGCGAGGCATCATAACAGTTTGGCTACTGAATTGAAGAAGGTTAATCCAGAATGGAATGACGAGCGCTTGTTTCAAGAAGCTCGTCGGATATTAGCTGCCCAAATGCAGCATATAACATATAACGAGTTTGTGCCCGTGATAATTGGTGAAGGAATTAGCGAAAAGATAGGATTGCTGCCAGACCGGGAAAGCGATCGCGATACGTACAATTCGACGGTTGATCCATCGATAGCAAATGTTTTTGCAGCGGCCGCATTCCGGTTTGCCCATACGCTTTTGCCA gGCCTAATGAAAAAAACGAATGATCCGACGTCCTCAATCGGTGGTGTAGAATTGCACAAGATGCTTTTCAATCCTTACTCTTTGTACGGTCGGACAGGATTGGATGATGCTATTGGTGGGGCAATGAGTACACCTTTGGGCAAATACGATCAGTACTTCACCACTGAACTGACCGAGCATCTTTTCGAAAAACCACAAGATTTGCTGCATGATAGGCCATGTGGTTTGGATCTGGTATCGTTAAATATTCAACGAGGTCGAGACCATGGGCTACCTTCTTACCCGCACTGGAGAAAACACTGTCGATTGCCTCCAGTTAATACATGGTCTCAGCTGGCAGAAGCCGTCGATTCAAATTCATTAAAGCTGATGCAACATATATACAAAGATCCGGAAAACGTGGACATGTATTCTGGTGCTCTTAGTGAACCTCCTATCAAGGGCGGTATAGCTGGTCCGCTGTTAACGTGCCTGCTAGGCGATCAGTTTGTACGTTTGAAACAAGGTGATTCATTTTGGTATGAACGTAGAAGAGGACCGCAGCGATTCACGAATG ATCAACTAGAACAAATCTACAATACTCGTTTATCAGGCATTATTTGTCGCAACTCAGATGCAATCGGTCATTCGCCGGTCTATCTTATGCGGAAGACCAACATTGAAAGCAACCCGGTGCTTAACTGTGCAGAGCTTGATTCTTTCGTTTTTTCTGTGTTCAAGGACCGAAAAGGCGGTTCCTCTTCTGGACGCGTCAAGCTAGCGACGGATAAAGTTGGAGTTGCAGTTTTTCAACGAAATATGACTTCAACAGTACAAGTTAATGACACAACACTGGGTAACATCACGGCAATCCCAATTGCGTCAACTACTACAGAGGTTACCGCATCTGCAACTACGGAGCGTGCTCTCGAGAATCGCTACTGA